The segment tcctcttattatgagggctcatgtacccatttttgaaaatgttagaTCAGTTCTTGAAAGGGTTTTGTTTtctcaaattgaagtttttgaaaGCTTAACTTACTTTAgaaacaactaaaaattttgcgtttccgtaaataaaaattcttgaaattcgaaaatatttaaattttatttttaaatttcttgaaaaaatatgaaaaagaccaaaaaatggtatattttgatgaaatttttaacttttttttttattttgctccattagatttttagcttttgaactggaagttcaaaaaaaaaattggagcggccttactattttttttatattttttaaattaagtgaaGTATATGAACAaagttattttacaaaatttgatgacATGACGGTGATTcttaaatttgatttctttCCCCAAAATCTTTGCTAATAAGATCAAAGATAATCTCCGATTCAGAGTCTGTATCCATCTCAGAACTTTCGTCATTCTCGCTGGAATCCTTATAATTCAACGACCATCTGGTAGGGGCATGAGTTGATTCCCTAGATACAATACATTTTGAAAACCCCTCCGGCATCGGAAAGCTGTCCTGTTTTGATTCCTTTTTGGCCAAAATTTCAGCTTTTTCTGTGTCAGTCAAAAGTGTCGTGGCCCGAATAACGTCTGGCGTCAACGTTAAAAAGGAAATACTTTGAATGGCTGGACGAATTTTGGCAGCAATATCCGGATCTAATGCTTTATTGTGTGCAATGTAGTGTTCTAGGGCGACAACAAACTCCTTGTCCGACCCGACATTCAACGATTCCTGCTTTTGAAATAAGTCAACAACAATTTCCGGCGATGCttctaagaatttttgacgttccagaattttttcatcgaaacgAATAAGCTTCCATGCGGCATCTTTTAAGCGTTCATTGTTGTAAATGTGACCAATTTCGTAACAAGTAATCAAATTCTTTGGTTTGAGCATCTTGAAGAATTGTCGCTTGCCATACTCAATTGCATCTTTGCACATGTAAAAATCAGCAGCTTCGTAAAAATCACGAGCGATTTCAATGGTATCGAATTTGACTTTTCTGCCGTAGATGAAGCtgcaacaaaaattgtttgaacagaaaatggcgaaaaaaagttttattttcttacctGAGCAACAATTTGAAAGGTAAATATACGGTGGAAATTTCGATTGGGTTCTCAGGGTTTTTGGTAGCCATTGTTCCGTAGAACATTGCATTGAAATACTCACTGGCCATGGCGAGAATGTTTGTGTGGGCTCCAATTTGTAGCTTTTTTTCCGGGTTTTCAGAGTctggacacaaaaaaaatacgttacAATCCTTTTGGGTATCAAACCACTCGAGGAGAGCATTCAAAAAGTGTTTGTGgtccatttttatatttaattttcctttaaacatgcttgaaaaaatgaacgaaaaacaaCTCCTtatgttttgattttcttaaggcgccatccatttacggcgtcggataaaaaatgacattttgtcAGTTTGAGCAATATCGCCATATTGAAAAGaagtaaaacaatttttgtgtgaagacaaatttactgaaaaacacgtaaatttaaacatgattttttgcaaaaagttaataaatttgtgcaacaacaactattttttatgaatctcATGGAATTCAGTTCAATTATGTGTCAAAATttggaatatttaattaaaaatatgacacCGATCTAGATAGATCTAGAAGATGAGTGATCTAGATACTTTAAAACATGTTTTTCATGTTCTTTTTCGTGTATTTAggaagaaaaattggaaaaaggcCAAAGTCAGGTCTTAAATTACCGAAgaagataacaaaaaattatgatgaagatgaaaatttgtcaaattttgaaatgaaaatcatcGTTTGTGGTAACAGCACTTTGAattcaggtaaaaaaaaatatgttttgtcttaaataaggcgtcatccattaaaaGCGTCGAAAAAATagggcattttttgacccccaccccccctaTAATCGTCGAAATTTAACAACCCCCTTAATTTCCGAcgtgttttttaacatgatCCCCCCCTcactgaaaaggaaatttttagtaccagttcaaatttcaatgaaagctcgtgaaaaattaaaaaaaaaactgaaattaatgaaaacttgaaaaaaaagattaaaaagtcTGAAATACTCTCGgtaatacttcaaaaattattttaaataattcaaaacgaaaaatttttaaatcgtgaATATGGCATATTTTTACGACGCCGTACTACAGAAGTTTACCCCCCTCCCCCCCCCTCGTCGGAATCCGtcgtaaatttgataaaattcatatgtgcgatttatcccaTTGCCCCTTCCTTCACCTGTCAAAAATTGCCCACGTTGCCACACAAAACCCGTCCTTGCCATTTGACAGaacgaaaaatgaagaaaaagtaaacattACTTTCATTGAACGGACAAGAGAAAAAGCTTCAACGTAATTGCTGCTCTTGTGAATACCTTTAAAGTGTGAATTAACTGCAAATTGGCGTCACGTGACATTCATGGAAGAAACTGGTTTTAGCGAGACGAAGCTCTTGATGAAGGAAAATGTACGGAAATATGGCAGCATATCGTCAGCCAGTGggagaaataacaaaaattcgaaTATTTCTTACGTGCGGCACGAAATCCAGGTAAAGTGGCGACTTTTCTTATCTTATCTCTCTTGAGGTGAAGAGAGTTTTAACG is part of the Culicoides brevitarsis isolate CSIRO-B50_1 chromosome 3, AGI_CSIRO_Cbre_v1, whole genome shotgun sequence genome and harbors:
- the LOC134834602 gene encoding kelch repeat and BTB domain-containing protein 8-like; translation: MFKGKLNIKMDHKHFLNALLEWFDTQKDCNVFFLCPDSENPEKKLQIGAHTNILAMASEYFNAMFYGTMATKNPENPIEISTVYLPFKLLLSFIYGRKVKFDTIEIARDFYEAADFYMCKDAIEYGKRQFFKMLKPKNLITCYEIGHIYNNERLKDAAWKLIRFDEKILERQKFLEASPEIVVDLFQKQESLNVGSDKEFVVALEHYIAHNKALDPDIAAKIRPAIQSISFLTLTPDVIRATTLLTDTEKAEILAKKESKQDSFPMPEGFSKCIVSRESTHAPTRWSLNYKDSSENDESSEMDTDSESEIIFDLISKDFGERNQI